The genomic stretch catttcagcaacactgatcttatgaatatgttgttcCTTTACTACCTGACAtactgtcccataaagcatggcgggtcttatagctatcctatagaatttccctttcagtttgactGGTACAtggcaatcacataaaactccagaggcacatctccatttcttccaaccggcttgaattctatgggcagcATCCTTCTCGATCTCTCCCTCTCATGAATTACCGACCTCaggtatcgaaagtggtcattttgggaaactttttGGTCAGAAATCTTTTAACTAATTCCTCAATTTTACTCCTATTATTAcaaaaattgcactccatatactctatatttgtccgactaattttaaatcttttGGGTTCTAAAGCAACCCTCCATCAATATACATTTGGTTTCACACACTCCATCGTTTTGTGAATTAAAACAATGTAATGTGCAAACAAAATACACTGTGAGAActcttcttgcaaatgccttGCTAACTCGttcataaccaatgcaaaaaggtaCAGACCCAATGCTGACCCGCCCTCTAGTGCAAGCCTCCAATacttgggaactcacttgtctctccactagtggtccttaCGTTTGTTATTGCTCCCTCATATATATCcgtaatcatgtcaatatatcctcttgaaactccctTCTTTCCAAcacccaccaaattaactcttTAGGGACCCTATCACAtactttctctaagtcaataaagaccatgtggagacccttcttcctctctctatatttctccatcaattgtctaagtaggcaAATAGCTTTGGTGGTAACATCCCAGGCATGAAACCTAACTGATATTCTGATAATTTCGTCTCACATCCTAGtatttgctcaatcactctcccAAAGTTAAATAGTATGGTTCAGTTTAATCTCATGATAGTTAGTGCAGCCCTGTATGTCTTgtttattcttataaataagtACTATGATACTTTTCTTCTAATCATTTGCCATTTTCCTCGGTCTAACAATCTTGTTGAATAACTTTATCAACCAAAATAACTGAGTATCTCCCAcacacttccaaacctctattggtatacAATCTGGTCCGAGACCCTTTcctgttttcatctttctcaaaatttgtttTAGTTCAAATATCCTAATCCTACAAAAGTATCTATGGTCTGCAAcatcatttgagtttatggttcctttTATCCCTATGTTCTCAGAGTGGTGGTCATTCAACAAGTTCTGAAAAAAACTTCTCAACCTTTCATTGATCTTATTATCCTTTACTAGCACCGTTTGGTACtgcatctaacatgatctaggtcCTCACCCACCTCCTCCATCATTTTTacaagtttgaagacatctttctcaccttctctcaTCCCCAATCTATTTTAAAGACTATCATAAGCCTTAAGTTTAGCCTCACTACTTTCTTAGCAATCTTTTTGAAATTtctatatttttcaaatttttcattgTTTATAGTCCCTTGCCAAGCTTTGAAACGTGAACATTTCTCGTCAATAGTTTTTTGTACATCATCATTCCACCACCAAGTTTCGTTATTGGATTTTCCCTCTAAATACTCATAAAACATCTTTTACCACTTTCCTAATACACTCAGTCATCTTAttccacatgacattcacttcTTTCTTGACATCCCACTTTCCTTTTTCCATCAATTTATTTGTGAGAAACATTGTTTTCTCCTTTTAAACTCCACCACCTAGTTTTTGGTAACATTAATTTcactccctttcttttattttttaatgtaaacATCCATAACCATAACCTATGTTGTGCAATCAAACTCTCTTATAGTATAACCTTGGAACCCGTACACGTTGATTGTTCCATTTTCCTAATTAAAAAGATATCCATTTCGCTTGTATATGATCcacttttgaaagttattaaatgttcTTCACTCGTTTTAAAGTATGTTTTTGTTAGAGCAAGATTATATGCCTTAGTGAAATTAAGGATAGCATCCCGCACCTCATTTCTTCTCCCAAAACCATATCCTCCATGTACGCtcatatcctctatttccttttcctACATGATCATTCAAGTCTCTTTTATAAATATCCTCTATGTTCAGAATTCCTTGCATTAGTTCatcccagtgttttaaatagcgaatagcaaAGAGCATAGTGTTCACCCCTTTGAAgcatgaggcgtaagctacatagcatgtagcgtaagctacacacaaCTTctggatttttaatcaaggtgctTCGTTGCACCAATGTCATGATATTCTATACcggattagactgattaataatgaaatttaacaaaatttcatgatatttggtgcaataaaatgcaacctaaagtaataggaaagggaaatgattaagtataaaggcaaagaaagagcaatgaaactgatttaatattgttatttaGATTATTTTACTGAAAGCATTAAAGaggttaactaatttttattggaaatggaaaaatgtaacaaatcattgaaaacatcatgTGAGCTACAAAGCGTGTAGCATAGTCTACATAACGTGTACGTATGCAAATTATgatgtagcgtaggctacatgcgacttaagctattttcatgagctacatagcgtTAAGGCAatgctacgctacgtagcataagctacacgctacatagcataTCTATTTAAAACACCGGTCCATCCACATCCTCCTCGAATTGTCTCTTAATTATATCCTCTTACCCTAACTGTGGCACCCATGCACTAATAACATTGATTATCTCCTCTCATAACACAAGTTTTATTAATAGAATCCTATCATTTACTCTCCTACATCTACAACATTATCCTTTAAATCTTTATCTACCACTGTccccaccccatttctattattGTCATTTCCCATATGCCAAAGTGtatatccatcaatttctctcACTTGGGCCCCTTTTCCACTTGGTCTACTAAACACAAGATATGTTAAACTCTCACTCATTTCATCATATCTACTGACTCCATACTCTAACCTATCAATGTTCCTATATTCTATGTGGCAAGAACAACATATTCTCTTGGTCTAGCTTCTTTACACAGGCACGTCCAGAATGGCGTGGAAACTCTTGCCTACATCTCACAGCAACCGGGAGTTGTTGCCACACATCACTTTCGGGGGACACTCTAGCCAACCCCTGCCATTTCTCACTACACCCAGGTTCCAATACAGTGTATGGCTTACACTATATGCCTTAGCATGAGTTTGAAATGTCATATTGTCCagatgatgaaagttatggcataagttttatggcagctgccaacctgacacaatCCTCCTTTATCCGGGGTGGGGATCGACAATGAGAGCACGGAACTCCCACAGGCGCAACCTTCCTTTTTTTAACCCTTTCTTTTCCCTTGGATTCCACATATCTAACATGTCCTCAGAGTGCAATAGATTTCCTGATACATGTGATATTCCCATGATACCAATATGTTCccatatcccaaggatgtgatacatCGTGCAATACCGATACATAAACTTGGAGTACAATCATGTAAAAATACTACCTAACGATACCTAAGTTGAATTTGTAGCCCAATTGGTATCAATGACTATGAATTGTAATACCTAACAACTCTAGGTTCAAATCCCAAAAAATTTTGAGCACCAGAAAAAGATTTCAGATTTCAAATGTCAAGGGAGGTCCCTCACCTTATACTTTTTTATTGATAAAGAAATTGCCTCGCAAAAGTCTAATGGCCGAAAGAAGTACAAAGATCAATCAAGGCAATGGATTAGAGCCCCCTATACATAAAGAAGATCTATCAACCCCTTAGTTTTTAAGGAAAACAACAATATACTTAGGCTCTCTAGGGATATGACTAAAGCTAATATTCATAGAGCTCGAACATAGCTTACACTCTTGAGAATAAAGGTGATGTCCATGGGCAACTAGATCTCCCAAAAGCCCAAGCAATAGCATTGCCCAAATCACCTTCCACCATCAGAGTCCCTTTCGACCAATTATAAAGAAATTTCCAGCCCTGACTTGATAACCAACAATTCCCCTCTATTATATGCACTATTGTCGAAATCCTATGATCTATTATTCAAATTGAACGATTTGAAACTGCTCAAAATTGCAAAATCTACAATAATTGTATGACAATCATAGGAATTTTATCGAATTGTACAATAACTGTGCACTGTTTAAATAGGGACCAAATTACATTGTTTCTTCTTAGAATGTTGTGCAGTTAACGAACAACTTGTTCATAGGATGAGCGTAGCtgaaaaatgaggatgttgaaatggatgagtggcaagacaagtgtagaattagaaatgaatgcatttgagggaaagTAAACTAAAGTGGTTTGCTCATGTGCAGcggagaccaagaactacaccgcttaggagtgagttggtagaagttaaaggctctaaaagggtaagGGAAGGCACAAAAGGACATATGTGGAgatgtgatgcaagacaattaaccacttgctctaaaagcttgaactgttagagtatggcgaattaacttctttatctcatagcccaggccctacatcgcatgggttaggaccttggccgaacccctttcctgtgccccaaatcacatggaccgcacacctcgagtgtgtccccgcatcctacgggctaccccactcgagcccggtgtgaaatgcacattaatcacccccagtgaggagtctcgaacacgagacctctcccgtgggccccaaatcacatgggtcacccaccctgagtgtgtccctgcatctcacaggtgaccccacttgagcccaattttattttttttttaagatgacttgagcccagtgtgaaaatgtccctgcattaatcacccccgatgaagAGCCTCGAACACAAGATGtcccgctctgatactaatttgatgtaggacaattaaccacttgctctaaaagctcaaactgttagagtatgacgaattaatgcCTTTATcacatagcccaggcctcacatcgcacgggttaggacctcggccgaacccccttcatgggccccaaatcacatggaccaccctccccgagtgtgtccccacatcccacgggctaccccactcgaccCCGTTGTGAAATCggtattaatcacccccagtgaagagtctcgaacacgagacctccttcatgggccccgcccaccccgagtgtgcccttgcatcccacaggcgacctcactcgagcccggtgtgaaaatgcccctacattaagatggtaagaaaagacttgatgacctatgatcGAACTAAAGTTATGGCCTTTTATAGTGGAATGGCATAAAAGAATTCTAAGTTATGGACTTTTTCCATTCAAGCATAATATGGTCATAATCTTCAGGGTTTTGGCATGAGAAGTGTTAGGGCGTTATGACAATGATTCCGAACCTTTTAAAAAGTGAACATTcttatattttcttattgttgttcctttatatatatatatatatataaataatgaaTATTCGTTAAACGTAAAGTAAAATTACATCAATGGAAAGTATCTATCTACAAAGATGAAAGTCAAGCATCCTCTATTGCTAGGATATGGAGGAAATGAAATGATTAACCTTGAATTTGAGGTTCTAATCCCATCGAGAACAAAAACCAATCCCCAAGACCCTTTCCTTATGAACCCAAGAGGGAACGAGTTTGGAGCTTCACCTTTTCCCGTTATTGTAATTTTTCTATGATCCACATAGAAACATAGAATGATTGAAATAAGTATCCAATAAAGTTAGAAGCTAAGAGCCAAGCTAGTAGCATGAGCTATGTGTGGTGCAGATCACAAGGTAAAGCATATGAACTACATAAAAAGACAAGCCACaaggaaataaataaaaatgattttcCATCATCACAGTTTAAAGTTAGCAATTTCTTCTTAAATTAGGCAGGTCAATTCTTTGAATAGTTTGATTTCTTCGACATCTTGACTCAATTAGAAAGATATGAAAGACGGAACAAAACGCAGAATATGGATGCTAATAAGAAAAGAGATTGTTCTAGAAATGAGAATACAACCAATATTGTCTGCCCGACGCAACCAAAACAATCTCTAACACAGACACCCTTAGTCAACCCTAACAAAACATGTCAAGAGTCCAAATAAAATCAGTGTAGCTAAAGGCACTAGGAGCACGTCATGCAACTACTTTGAACCACCCAAAATGCCCAGGCACTCTTAAATGCATGCCTGGAGATTCCAGGTGCAGTTATCTTTATCACTTGTATGGTAAATATTATTGTTATACAATGTTAAATATATTGATCTTTTAGTAGTTTTAGCTCTAAAACTAATTTTAACACAATTAACAATGAAAAGCAACTAAATGTCAAATACTGAAATTATTAAGTACTTTAGACCGTTAGAGAGAGTCTAACAACCCAACTATCCACAAATTATTCCAACTTGAAATCAATCAAATACAACACCATACAAGGGAAAACCAAAAAATTAATCTAGCAACTTCGTCTTTGATCTCTTGTACAAATGGAAGCTCAAATTACTGTCAAGGAATTTGGCTCTctgacctatatatatatatatatatatatatatatatatatatatatatatatatatatatatatatatatatatatatatatatataatgatttctTGAGTTTAGTTAAACTAAGAGAAATTCGGGATAAGAACTCAAAGCTTcgatataaataaataatagagaAAAAGGAGTAAGAAATGATTTATAAGCCCCTCATGTGTTTCATGGGTGGTCAAAAGCAGCAATGGGCCATGTTGACACTACAGGGTCAAATGGGCAAAATTAGACATAAGCCCCTCATGTGTTTCATGGGTGGTCAAATCGCCTCACCTAGGGCCTAGGTGAGGCGCAAGTAGGAGCAGCAATGGGCCATGTTGACACTACAGGGTCAAATGGGCAAAATTAgaccaatccactcattaggtgggccacaaatgtcaTTGATTCAAATCACCTATTGTCTATTAATTTCAATGAAGCTTGCCCAATTATTGGACCaccctgatttttgcaccatgtggTCTTTTATGTTGTGACCCACATTTTGCATGGCTAGAAAATTCTACAAAAAAGTAGGCACAAACAAGTTTAGGCCAGTAGTGCGGGCCAAGCTGGGCCATCCATCATTGCCTCAAGCCTGGCCCTTGGGACAAGTTTAGGGGCCCAGGCCCTAGCCCTAGCCCTAGCCCTAACTACCCAACCCATCGTCAACCCTAGGCACAAGTGCCTCAAAACACCTATGTGTGCACCTAGAACACATTTGACTACACTAAATAAAATAACTGTTAACACATTAACCTCTTACCAGAATCTAAGCTACTTCCTACAACTCCAAATTCAATTCCCATAATGATTTTGGTTGATAAAACGGATGTCATGCCACTGACACATGACCTCATACATGGATTGAAATATGATTCAAGACAAGACATATCATATTCTTCACCTAGCAATGCAAAACATTTATGCCTTCCCCATGATGACATTTTACCACAAAAAGTTCATGATCCATTGCTTGAGACttgcatgtcatcaatgtatgtACATCTCAATCTTTAGAGCCAAAATAATACATGCTAAATTTTAATCATTTGACTTAGCTATGAAAAACCATGCAAAGCCCTTTCTTGAAGCCAATAACTACTCCTAAGTGCAAATAATTATCaacccaagagagagagagagagagagagagagagagagagagagagagagagaatgtttaAATGACTTGAACTGTTAAACATGACAACCCCTCTTCAGAAAATGTTTTAATAACTTAAACAAGACAACCCCTCTTCTCCCTCTCCATGCCTCCAAAGCCACTTAGATCCCTATTAATATCCCTAATGTGATGAATCCCAAAACCTCCACCTTTCCTATGCCAACAAACACCTTTCCACTTAACTAGATGAACTTCTACACTTCTCGCTGATTCTAGAAGAAGTATTCCTAACAACGTTTCAAATAACCCACTAGAGCCACCACACTTCAGTGGTAGTTAAAAACTGAACATGCATACAAAGCAAAATTTGAGAGGACAGTCATCACAAGGGATATATAATCGCTAAAGGATTGCAGCTCAAAGTTCcaccaaaaaagaaaagcaaCTTTTCAAGTCAACCAATGTAAGGAGCAACCCACACAAAGAAGGAGACCAAAATAAGGGATAGAAGGAGCCCATATGGCAATTGAGAAACTCCACTAGTTGATTGCAAAATATGAGATGTGGGAAATCCTCGGGTGTGGGACTGCAAGGAAATGCCTGTTTTAAATGTCAACAATCATAAACACCTATGAAGCACAAGAGGAGTAGAAGAAAAAAGGCATAGCTTGTACTTTTGTAATACCAACTGTCATTTCAATGATCAGAGAGTTTAGCAGTCATTGTGAAAATCCCAATCTTGCTGCGGTTAGTATATTACATAGAAGAAAAAGAACTAGCAAAATCTCATAATTTACTATCTACAATCAATCTTAGTACCTATCCATAACGATCAAAGTCGAACCGTGAGCCTATTTATGAAGAAAGGGGTTCTCACTTTCAAATTTTGTCTACAAAACCCAACCTCATAAAAATTTACTCCTTGAGTTCCCAACAAGGTCCAATGAAAATTTTCCGGTTTCTTAGACCAAGCTTCTGAGAAACTCATATTTTCAGCTAACCCGGGACCAACCCGTTGATATATTTCTAGCTCATAGGCCTAGCAATGGGCAGGCCTTGGGACTGGATTTGAAACTGATCAGGCCAGGTTTACTAGGctaggcctattcaaaatattgattttgcatGGCCTAGGGTTGGCCCCCTACTTGCTGGAGTATCCCTAATCCCACTAATAACGAGCAGGACCAACCATCGTGGGAGTGGGAGTGGCAACATGTGTGGAAGCCTTTGCAACTTTGTGAGGTCCTTCAGCAGATGCATCCATATCCATTTCCATTACAAACCTCTCCATAAATTAAAATGTTGAAGGTATGTACTGCGAAAACATAACATATAAGCAACTCAAGTGGATTACCATAAAATCCAAATGTGGTCGTAATCACACTTATCATCATCATAGCTATGTCCTAGCTATTTTGGTTCGGCCCACTCTAAAGCCTTCAACAATCTCATAAGGGCTGATCTCCAATAAGCATTACTAGTGCCTCAAAAACAATAGTGAATATGAAAGGTGGTGACAGATCATCTCGCCCTAGTTTGAATGAATTGACTGGGTTAACCATTCACCAAACTAAAGCACCACATGGATGAAATGCACAATCCATCACCACCAATTGTGAACCAATCATCCTAACAAGTAATCAGCGAATTAAACTAAACATGGGGGTTCCGACCCTACGTCTAGCATCCAAACCCTCATGTGAAAATGAAGCTTAGCACCTCCCCAAGAATTGCACAACTAACATCATGAGATCTCATTAGCATTTTGTCTTCACTTTGTTTGCACCAAAAAACACAAAGATTAGCATTGTGGTAGCCCTTGAGGTCAAGAATACATCCCCAATAACATCAATCTCAAATTCAATGAATTGACATAGCTATTAGATGCATAATTGAAGTCCAAGAGGTTCATCTTTCAACAATCATGTCATCTGCTAAATAAAGTATCTTTACACAAATGGCACCACCAACTCTATTTTTCTAGGCTACATTTGAATGCACCATCACGCTGAATTGCAAAAATTAGTTTGATAAAGTAGAGAGAATGCAATTATTTGTGTGCAAGCGCACCACGTGTGTTcatgatgcagcagcagcagccatcAAATTGCACTGACATTCCTTCCACCTTCAACTTGAAAATAGCATAATTTTAACTTGAGgcactactgaattgaattgcaataattggtTTGTTAGGGAGGATATGAGAAAGCTGTAATCGCCACAACAATGTTTTCATAACAATTAGCCCTCTAATTTCACTTAAATTCCTTACAAGACCAACTTGAAAGTGACATAACAGCAATTTGGAACCTGGTTCTCAATATCAATTCGAAGAAGCTAATAGCAGTTCGTTCATTTCCACTTCACTGAACAAATTATTGCGATTCAATTAaacagtgcatccaaacacagccttgaTTTTTCcctctagaactaaacatttctaATTACAAAACAGCATGTCCCAGATCTTCTTTCGATCCATCTACTACTAATACAATATTTGACACGCATCCAAGCCCAGCTATGCAACTTAGAATCCAAACACTATATCTGCATATGCACGTATATATGAACCAGCTTTATTCTCGGGTAAAACGACAATGTATCTATGTAAGTAGGTTATCATCTATATGAGTTGGATTACATGAATTAAACAATTCCATGACATTTGAacgaaaattcaaaaataaagagAGAATTTACCTCTTCAGCCTCTTGTATTCCTTATCCGCAGGGTTCCTTCCTCTCCGACGCTTCCCGGTAGCAGCACTGCTGCTAGTGCTCTGCTGAATCACCGCCGATGATGCATTGGTAGAATCGGACGGTCGAGATTCCAAGTCCGGGACCGTGAAAAGATCTTCATCGCTCTCCTCTACAAAAAGAAAAGACCTcagaaaccctaaaccctaaaacccgaCGAGGATGGAGAGagttgaaagagagagaagggtgcAAAATCACCAACCTACTTTGTTCTTCTGTCGCGACGGAGGGAATGGGTTCGGCCAGAGCGAGCTCGACGCCGCCGGGTTGGAGTCGGGAAGTGACATTTCTCGCCGGGAATCTGACGGACGCCGGAGGATCTCCAGCCGGAAAGATCTGGAAAGAGGAAAGGGTAGGATTTTGGGGTTTTCCTAGGACTGAGATGTAAGAATGGAGGAAAAACGAGCCACGTGGcgtttttcattctctttctcttGGATGGCAAAGATGGCGGGTGAGAGAAGAACACGTCGATCTATAGAGACCCGCCACTTTCCGATACTGACATTCTGGATATCGAGCAAAACACCAAAAAAAGAAACGGGTACTTCGTCGGGTCGGGTTTTATGAGAAATCGAGTTCGGGATGCAAATAAAATTCGAAATGCATGTGAAAAAATTACACGTGTG from Magnolia sinica isolate HGM2019 chromosome 17, MsV1, whole genome shotgun sequence encodes the following:
- the LOC131231289 gene encoding transcription factor HY5-like, producing the protein MSLPDSNPAASSSLWPNPFPPSRQKNKVEESDEDLFTVPDLESRPSDSTNASSAVIQQSTSSSAATGKRRRGRNPADKEYKRLKRLLRNRVSAQQARERKKVYVNDLESKARELQDKNAKLEEKILTLINENTMLRKVLMNTRPKVDDSIDPQNDQSHNN